In Equus quagga isolate Etosha38 chromosome 14, UCLA_HA_Equagga_1.0, whole genome shotgun sequence, one DNA window encodes the following:
- the LOC124225111 gene encoding olfactory receptor 18-like codes for MGLSDDLELQPLLFGLFLFMYLVTMLGNLLIILAVSCDSHLHTPMYFFLSNLSLADIGFTTTTIPKMILDIQTHSRVISYVGCLTQMSFFTIFGCLDSLLLTVMAYDWFVAICEPLHYSRIMNPCLCGLLVLVSLFISFLVSQMHNLFVLQLTYFKNVEISNFFCDPSQLLNLACSDTSTNNAVMYFIGAISGFLPISGILFSYYKIISSILRVPSSGGKYKAFSTCGSHLSIVCLFYGTGLGVYFSSAVSLSPRKDVVASVVYTVVTPMLNPFIYSLRNRDIKRAMRRLLSQTI; via the coding sequence ATGGGACTCTCAGATGATCTGGAACTGCAGCCTTTGCTCTTTGGGCTGTTCCTGTTCATGTACTTGGTCACCATGTTGGGGAACCTTCTCATCATCCTGGCAGTCAGCTgtgactcccacctccacacccccatgtacttcttcctctccaacctgTCTTTGGCTGACATCGGTTTCACTACCACCACAATCCCGAAGATGATTCTAGATATACAAACTCACAGTAGAGTCATCTCCTATGTGGGTTGCCTGACTCAGATgtctttttttactatttttggaTGTTTGGATAGTTTACTCCTGACTGTGATGGCCTATGACTGGTTTGTAGCCATCTGTGAACCACTACACTACTCACGCATCATGAACCCATGCCTCTGTGGCTTGTTGGTTTTGGTGTCACTTTTCATAAGCTTTTTGGTCTCCCAGATGCACAATTTGTTTGTGTTACAACTTACCTACttcaaaaatgtggaaatttcCAATTTCTTCTGTGACCCTTCTCAACTCCTCAACCTTGCCTGTTCTGACACCTCCACCAATAACGCAGTCATGTATTTTATTGGTGCCATCTCTGGTTTTCTCCCTATATCAGGGATCCTTTTCTCTtactataaaattatttcctccattttgagAGTCCCCTCCTCAGGTGGGAAGTATAAAGCCTTCTCCACTTGTGGCTCACACCTGTCAATTGTCTGCTTATTTTATGGAACTGGCCTTGGGGTGTACTTCAGTTCTGCAGTCTCACTTTCTCCCAGGAAAGATGTGGTTGCCTCGGTGGTGTACACTGTGGtcacccccatgctgaaccccttcatctacagtctgaggaacagagacATCAAAAGAGCCATGCGGAGGCTCCTCAGCCAAACAATCTAA